A region from the Triticum aestivum cultivar Chinese Spring chromosome 3D, IWGSC CS RefSeq v2.1, whole genome shotgun sequence genome encodes:
- the LOC123076344 gene encoding uncharacterized protein: MAIASSSLTYRLQSSSTLVPPGLLVQRIAQRSTLLSTCKLLSHPRRHPPGPLQLRVPTSYAVVDCATPPTSSDDSAAAFRDSLLPLLAALPAAAAPTGFATLQSGGGAFARGFCLGASAPRECLACLAAAAKNLTGCGASRRAGVWRAEGCFLSYADDNTSSAYEESFLQVVYSGEEVLPPDISCEDSSDPGCFEPRRLVALAESLARRGAANSSGARVVADAAALSINATVKTAVTLRAQCARDRAAAECARCLGYLARVLEACTWWLDGEYAYVAADVVGYNCFLRIEASVPKGRRLAKYMKDSVKITLCVTTLLALVFTALTAAIACVDVRKNRPVAAGM; this comes from the exons ATGGCAATAGCATCATCTTCTCTCACCTACAGGCTACAGTCCTCTTCTACTCTTGTTCCTCCTGGCCTACTCGTGCAGCGCATCGCCCAGCGGTCAACCCTCCTGTCCACCTGTAAA CTCCTTAGCCATCCTCGCCGCCATCCACCTGGTCCTTTGCAGCTGCGTGTCCCGACCAGCTACGCAGTGGTcgactgcgccacgccgccgactTCCTCGGACGACAGCGCTGCTGCCTTCCGCGACAGCCTCCTGCCACTCCTGGCCGCGCTACCCGCAGCCGCCGCGCCGACGGGGTTCGCGACCCTTCAGTCCGGCGGCGGGGCATTCGCCCGCGGCTTCTGCCTGGGCGCCTCCGCGCCGAGAGAGTGCCTCGCGTGCCTCGCCGCGGCCGCCAAGAACCTCACCGGCTGCGGCGCCAGCAGGCGCGCCGGCGTGTGGAGGGCCGAGGGCTGCTTCCTGTCCTACGCCGACGACAATACCTCCTCTGCGTACGAGGAATCTTTCCTCCAGGTCGTCTACTCCGGCGAGGAAGTCTTACCCCCCGACATCTCCTGTGAGGACAGTTCCGACCCCGGCTGCTTCGAGCCGCGGAGGCTCGTCGCGCTCGCGGAGTCCCTGGCGCGGCGCGGCGCAGCCAACAGCTCGGGCGCGCGCGTCGTCGCCGACGCGGCCGCGCTCTCGATCAACGCCACTGTGAAGACCGCGGTGACGTTGCGGGCGCAGTGCGCGAGGGACCGCGCGGCGGCGGAGTGCGCCCGGTGCCTGGGGTACTTGGCGCGAGTGTTGGAGGCGTGCACCTGGTGGCTTGACGGCGAGTATGCTTATGTGGCCGCCGACGTGGTCGGCTACAACTGCTTCCTGCGGATCGAGGCTTCAGTTCCTAAGGGTCGGCGCCTGGCGAAATATATGA AGGATTCTGTCAAGATAACCTTGTGCGTCACCACACTGCTCGCACTGGTTTTTACCGCTCTCACCGCGGCAATCGCGTGCGTCGATGTGAGAAAGAACCGCCCAGTGGCGGCGGGAATGTAG